A portion of the Corynebacterium jeikeium genome contains these proteins:
- a CDS encoding cyclopropane-fatty-acyl-phospholipid synthase encodes MNSASRQAIDAERWPRVARIPEGRFLAKRAEMMERSFERLCQDNGIELVESGEFVGESFITRSTGDADLAIDGVGGASSSGGSESPTSSESFRPVVFSVIDPVFYSRLADSEWLGLGEAYLAGEWSSDDLPELLSRLLSAELDIASLGPLARGLMKVARSRPRLDGPDMAGELPTSLLELYSGELLMGGSGLFASGVRTSSREQIQNYARGAGKGGVPSHWSVDVTYVDAPKSVARADFLHAQVRNIEHILDLARVRAGDRVAEWPSAGGEISLRAAERGAGAEVITVSDDHTETVLERVEKAGLRGAVDVIQMDRNIPSPREFESDFEAVINVGRLETFGRAGALRWLKSAERLLVDRGTIVVQMVVATDKFDALAERSLDLVRAYVWPQLQLFTMEELRKMVDRETCLRIAAEEYIPAHFATTLQLQRDFFAAHAREAAGIGYDRVFRRMWNYYLSLFEALVRAEKVTLVQVELVHAPRRPH; translated from the coding sequence GTGAATTCGGCAAGCCGGCAGGCAATTGACGCAGAGCGATGGCCTCGGGTTGCGCGTATTCCAGAGGGGCGTTTTCTAGCGAAACGTGCCGAAATGATGGAACGCTCTTTTGAGCGACTCTGCCAGGATAACGGCATTGAACTGGTTGAATCCGGTGAGTTTGTCGGGGAGTCTTTCATTACTCGGTCGACGGGTGACGCCGATTTGGCTATCGACGGAGTCGGTGGTGCCAGCTCTAGCGGCGGCAGTGAATCTCCCACTAGTTCTGAATCGTTTCGTCCAGTCGTTTTCAGCGTCATTGATCCTGTTTTCTATTCTCGACTAGCTGATTCAGAATGGCTCGGATTGGGGGAGGCCTATCTCGCGGGCGAATGGTCCAGTGATGATTTGCCAGAGCTTCTCAGCCGACTGCTCAGCGCCGAGCTTGATATTGCTTCGTTGGGGCCGCTGGCACGTGGTCTGATGAAAGTCGCGCGTTCACGTCCGCGTCTCGATGGGCCAGATATGGCGGGAGAGTTGCCGACCTCATTGCTCGAGCTCTATTCCGGCGAATTGCTGATGGGCGGTTCCGGCCTGTTCGCCTCCGGAGTGCGAACCTCGTCGCGGGAACAGATTCAAAACTATGCCCGTGGTGCTGGCAAGGGTGGGGTTCCCTCGCACTGGTCAGTTGACGTGACTTATGTCGATGCCCCGAAATCCGTCGCGCGTGCCGATTTTCTGCATGCCCAGGTGCGCAATATTGAGCACATCCTCGATCTTGCTCGAGTCCGGGCCGGAGACCGTGTCGCCGAATGGCCGTCGGCAGGCGGAGAAATTTCCCTTCGGGCTGCAGAAAGAGGAGCGGGCGCGGAGGTTATTACCGTCTCTGATGACCACACCGAAACGGTGCTGGAACGGGTGGAAAAAGCCGGATTGCGCGGCGCGGTCGATGTGATCCAGATGGATCGCAACATTCCGTCGCCACGCGAATTCGAGTCCGACTTCGAGGCGGTTATCAACGTCGGGCGTCTGGAGACCTTCGGTCGTGCAGGTGCGCTGCGCTGGCTGAAGAGCGCCGAGCGTCTGCTTGTCGACCGCGGCACCATCGTCGTCCAAATGGTGGTAGCGACGGACAAATTCGATGCGCTCGCCGAGCGCAGCTTGGACCTCGTACGCGCTTATGTGTGGCCGCAGCTGCAGCTTTTCACCATGGAAGAGCTGCGCAAGATGGTGGACCGGGAAACCTGCCTGCGCATCGCGGCGGAAGAGTACATTCCGGCGCACTTCGCGACGACCTTGCAGCTCCAGCGAGATTTCTTTGCGGCGCATGCGCGCGAAGCCGCTGGTATCGGCTACGACAGAGTGTTCCGGAGGATGTGGAATTACTATCTGTCGCTGTTTGAAGCGCTCGTGCGCGCAGAGAAAGTCACGCTCGTGCAGGTCGAGCTCGTGCATGCGCCACGCAGGCCTCACTAG
- a CDS encoding NAD(P)/FAD-dependent oxidoreductase: protein MTETPYRPHSGRPHVVVIGSGFGGLFAAKKLQGAEVDVTLIDRTNHHLFQPLLYQVATGILSSGEIAPSTRTIFDGVQNVRVVKGDVTDIDVEKQVVTSELGHQTSKWEYDHLLVAAGAGQSYFGNDHFAEFAPGMKNIDDALEIRARIIGAFERAELTNDPAERERLLTFVVVGAGPTGVELAGQLAELANRTLASSYRSYNPHAARVVLLDGAPQVLPPFGKRLGRKAQKSLEKMGVIVKLGAMVTDVNEEGVTYKNMKDGTEEFIPSFCKIWSAGVSASPLGKMIAEQTGAETDRAGRVVVNEDMTAGGYKNVYVVGDMSNRENLPGVAQVAIQGGEYVAANIAAEADGRDVAERQPFEYFDKGSMATVSRFSAVVKMGKVEVTGFIGWILWLAVHLMFLVGFRNRLVSCVSWGLNVLDRNRWQMVSTRQQMYARNAIDRLAEFNKDKAEQDLPLEVRDTRREHRAKRNK, encoded by the coding sequence ATGACCGAGACTCCGTACCGCCCGCACTCCGGACGCCCGCACGTGGTCGTCATCGGTTCGGGTTTCGGTGGCTTGTTCGCGGCGAAGAAGTTGCAGGGCGCCGAGGTCGACGTCACTCTCATCGACCGCACTAACCACCACCTGTTCCAGCCACTGCTCTACCAGGTAGCAACGGGCATCCTGTCCTCGGGCGAAATCGCTCCGTCCACTCGTACGATCTTCGACGGTGTTCAGAACGTTCGTGTTGTCAAGGGCGATGTCACCGACATCGACGTCGAAAAGCAGGTTGTGACTTCGGAACTGGGTCACCAGACTTCCAAGTGGGAATACGATCACCTCCTGGTTGCCGCTGGCGCTGGCCAGTCCTACTTCGGCAATGATCACTTTGCCGAGTTTGCTCCGGGCATGAAGAACATCGACGACGCACTCGAAATCCGTGCCCGCATCATCGGCGCGTTTGAGCGCGCCGAGCTGACCAACGATCCGGCTGAGCGCGAGCGCCTGCTGACCTTCGTTGTTGTCGGCGCTGGTCCGACTGGTGTTGAGCTTGCTGGCCAGCTGGCCGAGCTGGCTAACCGCACCCTCGCATCGTCCTACCGCAGCTACAACCCGCACGCTGCACGCGTCGTCCTGCTCGACGGCGCACCACAGGTTCTGCCGCCGTTTGGCAAGCGTCTGGGCCGCAAGGCTCAGAAGTCCCTGGAGAAGATGGGCGTCATCGTCAAGCTGGGCGCGATGGTGACTGACGTCAATGAAGAGGGAGTCACCTACAAGAACATGAAGGATGGAACCGAGGAGTTCATCCCGTCGTTCTGCAAGATTTGGTCCGCCGGCGTGTCCGCTTCCCCGCTGGGCAAGATGATTGCCGAGCAGACTGGCGCCGAGACCGACCGCGCTGGCCGTGTCGTTGTCAACGAGGACATGACAGCTGGTGGCTACAAGAACGTCTACGTCGTGGGCGACATGTCCAACCGCGAGAACCTGCCGGGTGTTGCTCAGGTTGCTATTCAGGGTGGCGAGTACGTCGCCGCCAACATTGCAGCTGAGGCCGACGGCCGCGATGTCGCAGAGCGTCAGCCGTTCGAGTACTTCGATAAGGGCTCCATGGCAACCGTCTCCCGCTTCTCCGCAGTGGTGAAGATGGGCAAGGTTGAGGTTACCGGCTTCATCGGCTGGATTCTGTGGCTGGCCGTCCACCTGATGTTCCTGGTGGGCTTCCGCAACCGCCTCGTCTCCTGCGTCAGCTGGGGCCTGAACGTCCTGGATCGCAACCGTTGGCAGATGGTTTCCACCCGCCAGCAGATGTACGCACGCAACGCCATCGACCGCCTGGCCGAGTTCAACAAGGACAAGGCTGAGCAGGATCTGCCGCTGGAGGTTCGCGACACTCGCCGCGAGCACCGCGCAAAAAGGAACAAGTAG
- a CDS encoding PaaI family thioesterase: MFGMTDETIANNGSSQDSNSAASVAEQAKRKALRDYMTLATKASQEALSDEELAVFNSTLGDNGIGGLDTLLGTKFVHVGPERIQMELEVGPDHLQPWGLANGGVYCSLGETAGSIAGFVACGAKKPVVGVNNNTDFYRSARAGEVIVTTAEPEYLGRTMQLWRIEHTRKADEKLLARTNLRIAVLDKPL, encoded by the coding sequence ATGTTTGGCATGACTGACGAGACTATTGCGAATAATGGCAGTTCACAGGACTCTAACTCTGCAGCTTCCGTCGCCGAGCAGGCGAAGAGGAAGGCGCTGCGCGATTATATGACACTGGCGACGAAGGCTAGCCAGGAAGCGCTGAGCGATGAGGAGCTGGCTGTTTTTAACAGCACCTTGGGCGATAACGGAATCGGCGGTCTAGATACCTTGCTGGGCACGAAGTTTGTCCATGTCGGGCCGGAGCGAATTCAGATGGAGCTCGAGGTCGGGCCCGACCACCTGCAACCGTGGGGCCTAGCCAATGGCGGTGTTTATTGCTCGCTAGGTGAGACTGCTGGCTCTATTGCTGGTTTCGTTGCCTGCGGTGCGAAGAAGCCGGTCGTCGGTGTGAACAATAACACCGATTTCTACCGCTCCGCCCGGGCTGGCGAGGTAATCGTTACCACGGCGGAGCCAGAGTACCTGGGGCGCACCATGCAACTGTGGCGCATTGAGCACACCCGCAAGGCAGATGAAAAACTGTTGGCCCGCACCAACCTACGAATTGCGGTACTCGACAAGCCGCTGTAG
- the gndA gene encoding NADP-dependent phosphogluconate dehydrogenase, giving the protein MVGMTDNNELAQIGVVGLAVMGSNIARNFAHKGHTVAVYNRSPEKTRTLIAEHGDEGSFIPSETIEEFVASLERPRRALIMVQAGAATDAVIDQLADVMEPGDIIIDGGNSLYTDTIRREKAIRARGLHYVGTGISGGEEGALTGPSIMPGGTKESYESLGPLLESISAHVDGVPCCTHISSDGAGHFVKMVHNGIEYADMQVIGEAYHLLREAAGLTPAEIADIFREWNKGDLDSYLVEITAEVLSQADEKTGKPLVDVIVDAAGQKGTGRWTVKAALDLGIPVTGIGEAVFARALSSSLAQREAARNLPSGSLAKAPEDRDAFVERVRKALYASKIVAYSQGFDEINAGAKEYGWEIDRGALATIWRGGCIIRAQFLNRIKEAYDRNPELPALVLDEYFRDQVTECLDAWRDVVVTAAQMGIPAPVFSSSLAYYDGLRAERLPAALVQGQRDYFGAHTYQRVDREGAFHTLWSGDRSEVEA; this is encoded by the coding sequence ATGGTGGGCATGACCGATAACAATGAACTCGCACAAATTGGTGTCGTCGGGCTCGCCGTCATGGGCTCGAATATCGCACGCAACTTCGCCCACAAGGGACACACCGTTGCCGTGTACAACCGCAGTCCGGAGAAAACTCGCACCCTCATCGCTGAACACGGTGATGAAGGCTCATTCATCCCGTCCGAGACCATTGAAGAGTTCGTCGCTTCGCTGGAGCGCCCGCGTCGCGCTCTGATCATGGTTCAGGCAGGTGCCGCTACTGATGCGGTCATCGATCAGCTTGCCGACGTGATGGAGCCCGGCGACATCATCATTGATGGCGGTAACTCTCTTTACACGGACACCATCCGTCGCGAGAAGGCTATTCGCGCCCGTGGCCTGCACTACGTTGGCACTGGTATTTCCGGTGGTGAAGAAGGTGCTCTGACTGGCCCATCCATTATGCCGGGTGGAACGAAGGAGTCCTACGAGTCCCTCGGCCCGCTGCTGGAGTCCATCTCCGCTCACGTTGATGGCGTTCCGTGCTGTACTCACATTTCTTCCGATGGCGCTGGCCACTTTGTAAAGATGGTCCACAACGGCATCGAGTATGCGGATATGCAGGTCATTGGCGAGGCCTACCACCTGCTGCGTGAGGCCGCTGGCCTCACCCCTGCCGAGATTGCAGATATCTTCCGCGAGTGGAATAAGGGCGACCTGGACTCCTACCTGGTCGAGATTACCGCTGAGGTTCTCTCTCAGGCCGATGAGAAGACAGGCAAGCCGCTGGTGGATGTCATCGTTGATGCTGCTGGCCAGAAGGGCACCGGCCGTTGGACGGTCAAGGCCGCTTTGGACTTGGGCATTCCAGTAACTGGTATTGGCGAGGCCGTGTTCGCTCGCGCCCTGTCGTCTTCCCTTGCTCAGCGTGAGGCTGCCCGCAACCTGCCGTCGGGAAGCCTGGCTAAGGCACCGGAAGATCGCGATGCTTTTGTGGAGCGCGTCCGTAAGGCGCTCTACGCTTCCAAGATCGTTGCCTACTCGCAGGGCTTCGATGAGATTAACGCTGGTGCCAAGGAGTACGGCTGGGAGATTGACCGCGGTGCGCTGGCGACCATCTGGCGTGGTGGCTGCATCATCCGCGCACAGTTCCTGAACCGCATCAAGGAAGCGTACGACCGCAATCCGGAGCTGCCGGCGCTGGTACTCGACGAGTACTTCCGTGACCAGGTCACCGAGTGCCTCGACGCGTGGCGCGACGTTGTCGTCACTGCAGCACAGATGGGTATCCCGGCTCCGGTGTTCTCCTCTTCGCTGGCTTACTACGACGGCCTGCGTGCGGAGCGTCTGCCGGCAGCACTGGTTCAGGGGCAGCGTGACTACTTCGGTGCGCACACTTACCAGCGTGTTGACCGCGAGGGTGCTTTCCACACCCTCTGGTCTGGCGACCGCTCCGAGGTTGAAGCGTAG
- a CDS encoding bifunctional hydroxymethylpyrimidine kinase/phosphomethylpyrimidine kinase, which yields MPFPKKAKPDFVPRVLSIAGTDPTGGAGLHADLKSIAAAGGYGMGVVTALVSQNTVGVRAVHTPPVGFLVEQLAAVTEDVTIDAVKIGMLGSRELTQAVTNWVRETKPAVVVLDPVMVATSGDRLLDEDAMDAMRDLVAEATVITPNVPELALLADAPEASDFTELIEQALEFASKNDVIVIAKTGHLSDEEAGNAVAFPDGQVFFSSSPRIHTENTHGTGCSLSAALATRIGGGSAINDALRWTTRWLSESIRFADNLNVGQGHGPIDHGHRARRLEKVALRRMQPVHLNSSFYPEAVEGTDTEQPPKELESFFGHSLQIAPAGPFTSQLWRDIEDIVAEIGGMFSVPTMLRGDLSSDETNFFVAQEAWYLHQVFPVLSHLATKAPCPKEQVLWSSLAQEALVRALELSNNGLEETSSALEDIEPTTITQLLLDVHSSCSAFNPYRVAVTSIVAEMWIATELTLQGKSLVDEDSAIANWVEVYSDPEYVDSVQQALEVLEENMSTASDAELKSIRNIFRRAAILEREAYAQPGRGW from the coding sequence ATGCCATTTCCCAAGAAGGCAAAGCCTGATTTTGTGCCACGAGTTCTTTCCATCGCCGGCACAGACCCAACAGGTGGCGCTGGGCTCCATGCCGATTTAAAATCAATCGCCGCCGCCGGTGGTTATGGCATGGGCGTGGTCACCGCTTTGGTATCTCAGAACACCGTGGGCGTTCGTGCCGTCCACACCCCACCTGTTGGCTTCCTCGTCGAGCAGCTGGCTGCTGTAACTGAGGATGTCACCATCGACGCGGTGAAGATTGGCATGTTGGGTTCACGCGAACTCACGCAGGCCGTCACCAACTGGGTTCGGGAGACCAAGCCAGCCGTGGTTGTTCTCGATCCGGTTATGGTCGCCACCTCTGGCGACCGTCTGCTTGACGAAGATGCCATGGACGCAATGCGCGACTTGGTCGCGGAAGCCACCGTCATCACGCCGAATGTTCCCGAACTGGCATTGCTTGCCGACGCCCCGGAGGCCAGCGACTTCACTGAGCTGATTGAACAGGCACTGGAGTTCGCGAGCAAAAACGATGTCATCGTGATTGCAAAGACTGGTCACTTAAGTGATGAGGAAGCCGGCAATGCCGTGGCCTTCCCCGATGGCCAGGTTTTCTTCAGCTCTTCTCCCCGCATTCACACTGAGAACACCCATGGCACGGGTTGTTCGCTGTCCGCTGCTCTAGCCACACGGATTGGTGGGGGCTCAGCGATCAACGACGCCCTGCGCTGGACTACGCGCTGGCTCAGCGAGTCCATTCGTTTCGCGGATAACCTCAACGTCGGCCAGGGGCACGGCCCCATTGACCACGGCCACAGGGCTCGTCGCCTGGAAAAGGTCGCGCTTCGCCGAATGCAACCAGTGCATCTGAACTCCAGTTTTTACCCGGAGGCCGTCGAAGGCACTGATACTGAGCAGCCGCCGAAGGAGCTGGAATCTTTCTTCGGCCACTCACTCCAGATTGCTCCGGCTGGTCCTTTTACTTCCCAGCTGTGGCGGGACATCGAGGACATCGTTGCCGAGATTGGCGGAATGTTCAGCGTCCCCACGATGCTCCGCGGCGACCTTTCCTCGGACGAAACCAACTTCTTCGTAGCGCAAGAGGCCTGGTACTTGCACCAAGTTTTCCCAGTCCTGTCGCATCTGGCAACCAAAGCACCCTGCCCGAAGGAACAGGTTCTGTGGTCGTCACTCGCACAGGAAGCCCTGGTGCGTGCGTTGGAATTGAGCAATAACGGGCTGGAAGAGACTTCTTCGGCGCTCGAGGACATCGAGCCGACAACCATCACACAGCTTTTGCTGGACGTGCATTCTTCCTGTAGCGCTTTCAACCCATATCGGGTCGCCGTAACCAGTATCGTCGCCGAAATGTGGATTGCAACCGAGCTGACTCTGCAAGGAAAATCGCTGGTTGATGAGGATTCCGCGATCGCGAACTGGGTGGAGGTGTATTCCGACCCCGAGTATGTTGACAGTGTTCAGCAGGCTCTCGAGGTCCTTGAAGAGAATATGTCTACGGCCAGCGATGCGGAGCTCAAATCTATCCGCAACATCTTCCGTCGAGCCGCCATTCTCGAGCGCGAGGCCTATGCGCAACCGGGTCGCGGTTGGTAA
- a CDS encoding DEAD/DEAH box helicase, producing the protein MPIAWLSGDSGILTSMPPPAESSDFRQLGTPEAIVSILRAQHITSPTAVQVATLPDAFAGKDVLAQAPTGSGKTLAFGIPLVALLNNASPALPGYPRALIISPTRELADQIADVLADIGAAAGLRVLSLVGGDSVAKQQTLLAAPVDIAVVTPGRAHDLRRRGLLSLEHVLAVVVDEADMLADMGFLPDVLGLVRACPKSAQRMVFSATINDDAAGLIRDRRASSTEVAKHKVTASRLTMRNMRHLLLRVEDNNEADEVVAWIASRKDQCVIFANSKARVVQLAKFLQFYDIKLGFLHGDRGQATRRAVLKAFAEGEINVLVTTDVAARGIDIDALDLVVHADPPRDSATYIHRSGRTARAGASGTVAMIVRDRQVDQARELLAGAGVEAEELRAAPGLPRFVKELGARRPRRARQDQSQSAGGAGGAGYRGRGGPSASGKNRAGGRVHRPKRGKKKKR; encoded by the coding sequence GTGCCTATTGCATGGCTGTCCGGGGATAGCGGTATTCTAACAAGCATGCCCCCTCCTGCTGAGTCCAGTGATTTCAGACAGTTGGGCACGCCGGAAGCGATTGTGAGTATTCTGCGTGCCCAGCACATAACTTCGCCTACTGCCGTGCAGGTGGCGACTTTGCCAGATGCTTTCGCTGGCAAGGACGTTCTTGCGCAGGCCCCTACAGGCTCGGGCAAAACGCTCGCATTCGGCATTCCGCTGGTCGCGTTACTCAATAACGCCTCTCCAGCGCTTCCCGGTTACCCGCGCGCGCTAATTATTTCGCCAACGCGCGAACTCGCAGATCAGATTGCTGATGTCCTGGCTGACATCGGTGCCGCTGCAGGTCTGCGTGTCTTGAGCTTGGTCGGCGGTGATTCCGTGGCCAAGCAGCAGACTCTGCTCGCGGCACCAGTCGATATCGCTGTGGTCACACCGGGTCGCGCACACGATTTGCGCCGCCGCGGTCTACTCAGCCTTGAGCACGTCCTCGCTGTCGTCGTCGACGAAGCGGACATGCTCGCTGACATGGGCTTTCTGCCCGATGTTCTGGGCCTGGTCCGTGCGTGCCCGAAGTCGGCACAGCGCATGGTCTTTTCCGCCACGATTAACGACGACGCCGCGGGGCTTATTCGCGATCGTCGCGCAAGTAGCACTGAAGTTGCGAAGCACAAGGTCACTGCCTCCCGGTTGACCATGCGCAATATGCGGCATCTGTTACTTCGGGTGGAGGACAACAACGAAGCCGACGAAGTGGTCGCCTGGATTGCCTCCCGCAAGGATCAGTGCGTCATCTTCGCCAACTCTAAGGCGCGTGTCGTGCAGCTGGCTAAGTTTCTACAGTTCTACGACATCAAGTTAGGTTTCCTCCACGGCGATCGTGGCCAGGCAACTCGTCGCGCGGTCCTCAAGGCCTTTGCCGAGGGTGAAATCAATGTCCTCGTCACCACGGATGTGGCCGCTCGTGGCATTGATATCGATGCTCTTGACTTGGTTGTGCACGCGGATCCGCCAAGGGATTCCGCGACGTATATTCACCGCTCGGGTCGGACGGCTCGTGCAGGTGCTTCCGGCACGGTAGCGATGATTGTGCGTGACCGCCAGGTTGATCAGGCCCGCGAGCTGCTGGCAGGGGCCGGCGTTGAAGCTGAAGAGCTGCGCGCCGCTCCGGGACTGCCGCGATTTGTCAAGGAACTGGGCGCACGGCGTCCGCGCCGGGCTCGTCAAGATCAGAGCCAATCGGCAGGCGGTGCTGGTGGTGCCGGTTACCGCGGGCGCGGCGGTCCGTCGGCAAGCGGAAAGAATCGTGCTGGCGGTCGCGTACACCGCCCCAAGCGAGGGAAAAAGAAGAAGAGATAA
- a CDS encoding HlyC/CorC family transporter: MDIVLNIVAVVGFIALTAGTGLFVAFEFALTGLERSTIDADRARSADAPAEAVHKAHNRLSFHLSGAQLGITLTTLATGFLAEPVLAQYFTPMLHWMGLSESAAGPTALILALIVATMLSMVYGELVPKNVAITEPLAVARVTARPVMAFNWVFHCFIHSLNATANWLVRKLGIEPADELASARSPQELEALVRNSAEQGALDESKAAVLESSLRFGETTAEDLMTPRSTITSLDVDDTALDLLAVAIESGHSRFPITDGDLDATVGVVHVKDAFAVPAAKRSTTTMREIARPVPTLPQSLDGDAVLEAVRSAGSQIALVADEYGGIAGIVTIEDVVEEILGEVWDEYDDKESEQEVKRAIEGWNCSGLVRTDELPTKVGYFAPEGSFETLGGLIMFALGRIPEVGDVVLLPETERDFMDEFESGIAGRWYARILAMDDRRVDRAILIPVTNERAKEMFNL; the protein is encoded by the coding sequence GTGGATATTGTTCTCAATATTGTCGCGGTTGTCGGCTTTATCGCGCTAACCGCTGGCACCGGCCTCTTTGTGGCGTTTGAATTCGCGCTGACGGGACTGGAGCGATCTACGATTGACGCCGACCGCGCCCGTTCAGCGGATGCACCTGCTGAGGCCGTTCACAAGGCGCATAATCGACTGTCCTTCCATCTTTCCGGTGCACAGCTGGGCATTACGTTGACCACGCTGGCAACTGGTTTCCTCGCGGAACCGGTGCTGGCACAGTACTTCACGCCGATGTTGCATTGGATGGGGCTCAGCGAGTCTGCAGCGGGACCGACCGCACTGATTCTTGCCCTCATCGTGGCCACGATGTTGTCGATGGTCTATGGCGAGTTGGTGCCAAAGAATGTCGCGATTACAGAGCCGCTGGCAGTAGCGCGAGTTACGGCTCGTCCGGTGATGGCGTTTAACTGGGTGTTCCACTGCTTCATCCATTCGCTGAATGCCACGGCGAACTGGCTGGTGCGCAAGCTCGGTATTGAACCGGCGGATGAGTTGGCTTCAGCGCGTTCCCCTCAGGAGCTGGAAGCACTGGTACGTAATTCTGCGGAGCAGGGTGCATTGGATGAGTCGAAGGCCGCTGTACTCGAGTCGTCGTTACGCTTTGGCGAAACGACGGCGGAGGACCTAATGACGCCGCGGTCGACGATTACCTCCCTCGATGTCGATGACACGGCGCTGGATCTGCTGGCTGTCGCTATCGAATCGGGGCATTCCCGCTTCCCCATTACTGACGGGGACCTCGATGCCACTGTCGGTGTTGTCCACGTCAAGGACGCATTTGCGGTGCCTGCGGCGAAGCGCTCAACCACCACCATGCGGGAGATTGCACGGCCTGTGCCGACGCTGCCGCAGTCGCTGGACGGCGATGCCGTACTGGAGGCCGTGCGTTCGGCCGGCTCGCAGATTGCGCTGGTCGCCGATGAGTACGGCGGCATCGCCGGCATTGTCACCATCGAGGATGTCGTCGAGGAAATTCTTGGCGAGGTCTGGGATGAGTACGACGACAAGGAGTCCGAGCAGGAAGTCAAACGCGCGATCGAAGGTTGGAACTGCTCTGGCCTTGTGCGTACCGACGAGCTGCCGACCAAGGTCGGATACTTCGCCCCAGAAGGTAGCTTCGAAACGCTCGGTGGCTTGATTATGTTTGCGCTCGGTCGCATCCCGGAGGTCGGTGACGTCGTCCTGCTGCCAGAGACCGAACGCGACTTCATGGACGAGTTCGAATCGGGTATCGCCGGACGCTGGTACGCCCGCATTCTGGCGATGGATGACCGCCGCGTGGACCGTGCCATTTTGATTCCTGTGACCAACGAGCGCGCTAAGGAGATGTTCAACCTATGA
- a CDS encoding HlyC/CorC family transporter → MSDWFGILLTFFLLLVNAFFVGAEFSLIAARRDRLEALLAQGKKRARTVINASEHLSMMLAAAQLGITIASLLLGKVSEPALAHLLEAPFHAMGIPESLLHPLSFAIALMLVSVLHIMLGEMVPKNIALAGPETMAMLLIPVHMVFYRLTKPLLLLFNWMARHTLKLFGIEQRDELDTTVDSTELASMIAESRQEGLLDSEEHVRLRRTLASATRTIEEVLIPHEQIRRLPTAPTVGDLETAVTETGFSRFPVAAANNEPNEYRGYVHVKDVLDRVMDPASGPETAIPDDEIRPMIEIPIDATLDEGLRIMRRYSAHMAVAVRARMPKPHLRANAPASIAPKTGAFSGAEQIGIVALEDLIEEQVGVVRDWTHEVSPRRSGAPKQHSTVNQPRTRPGSTQGRQP, encoded by the coding sequence ATGAGTGACTGGTTTGGAATCCTCCTGACTTTCTTCTTGTTGTTGGTCAACGCGTTTTTCGTGGGCGCGGAGTTCTCACTTATTGCTGCGCGCCGTGACCGTTTGGAAGCGCTGCTGGCTCAGGGAAAGAAGCGCGCACGCACAGTTATCAATGCTTCTGAGCACCTGTCGATGATGCTCGCCGCCGCACAGCTGGGCATCACCATTGCCTCGCTACTGCTGGGTAAGGTCTCTGAACCGGCGCTGGCACATCTGCTGGAAGCTCCTTTCCACGCCATGGGTATTCCGGAGTCGCTGCTGCACCCGCTGAGCTTTGCCATCGCATTGATGCTGGTGTCAGTGCTGCACATCATGCTCGGTGAGATGGTGCCGAAGAATATCGCGCTGGCAGGACCGGAAACGATGGCCATGCTGCTTATTCCTGTTCACATGGTCTTCTACCGCTTGACCAAGCCGCTGTTGCTGCTGTTTAACTGGATGGCTCGCCATACGCTTAAGCTGTTCGGCATTGAGCAGCGCGATGAGCTCGACACCACTGTCGATTCCACTGAGTTGGCATCGATGATTGCGGAGTCTCGTCAAGAGGGGCTCCTTGACAGCGAGGAGCACGTCCGCCTTCGTCGCACACTGGCTTCGGCCACGCGCACCATTGAGGAGGTACTGATTCCGCACGAGCAAATTCGGCGCCTCCCCACCGCACCGACTGTGGGCGACCTAGAGACGGCGGTCACCGAAACTGGATTCTCCCGGTTCCCCGTCGCTGCAGCCAACAATGAACCCAACGAGTACCGCGGCTATGTTCACGTGAAAGATGTCCTCGACCGCGTCATGGATCCTGCCTCCGGCCCAGAGACAGCCATCCCCGATGACGAGATTCGCCCGATGATTGAGATTCCGATCGATGCCACGCTGGATGAGGGATTGCGCATCATGCGCCGCTACAGCGCCCACATGGCAGTGGCTGTACGCGCTCGCATGCCAAAGCCGCACCTGCGCGCAAACGCCCCGGCAAGCATCGCTCCGAAGACTGGTGCTTTCTCCGGCGCGGAGCAGATCGGCATCGTGGCTCTGGAGGACCTCATCGAGGAGCAGGTCGGTGTCGTGCGCGACTGGACCCACGAGGTCTCCCCGCGTCGCAGCGGTGCGCCAAAGCAGCACTCGACCGTGAACCAGCCCCGGACCCGACCGGGCAGCACGCAGGGGCGCCAGCCGTGA